Genomic window (Ciconia boyciana chromosome 12, ASM3463844v1, whole genome shotgun sequence):
CACGGGAAGCTCTTCCAGCACCAGCGGGAAGGCGTTGCCTTCCTGTACCGCCTGCACCGGGAGGGCAGGCCCGGCGGCATTCTGGCAGATGACATGGGCCTGGGTAAGACCGTCCAGGTCATCGCCTTTCTCTCGGGCATGTTCGACGCCGAGCTCATCCGGCACGTCCTGCTCATCATGCCCACCACCCTGGTCAGCAGCTGGCTGGCGGAGTTTGCTCGCTGGACCCCCGGCCTGCGCGTCAAGGAGTTCTACGGCGCCAGCAAGATGGAGCGCACCAGGAACCTGGACAGGGTCCAGAGGAAGAACGGCATCATCATCACGAGCTACCAGATGCTCATTAACAACTGGAAGCAGCTTGCCAGCAGCCATGAGCAGGAGTTTGTCTGGGACTACATCATTCTCGATGAAGCGCATAAAATCAAGTGCCCGTCTAACAAAACGACCAAGTGTGTCTATGCGATTCCTGCAAAGCATCGCCTCCTCCTCACGGGCACCCCAGTGCAGAACAACCTGCGGGAAATGTGGTCCCTATTTGACTTTGCATGCCAAGGCGCTCTCTTGGGAACAGCCAAAACTTTTAGAATGGAATATGAGAATCCTATTACTAGGGCAAGGGAGAAGGATGCAACTCCAGGCGAGAAAGCACTGGGGCTAAAGATATCTGAGAATCTAATGACAATTATAAAGCCATATTTCCTCAGAAGAACCAAACAAGATATCAAAAACAATCACGCTGACAAACCAGACGCTCCTCTTCCTGAGGATCCACGTGAGAACAGTGCTCCTGTCATGCCATCTCTCACTAGGAAAAATGACTTTGTTGTGTGGGTGTACTTGGCACCAGTGCAGGAAGAAATCTACAGGAACTTTCTCTCTCTGGATCATGTGAAAGAAGTGCTGATGACAACCCGATCCCCTTTGGCTGAGCTGACTGTCTTGAAGAAGCTGTGTGACCACCCCAGGCTTCTGTCCGCAAGAGCATGTATCCAGCTGGGCTTGGAAGAACAGGAGTACTCCGAGGCGGATCACGGGAGTGAAGCAGGTATGCTTTCAGGCACCAATAAAATAGATCATATCTCTGATGAGACTCTAATTCAGGAGTCTGGGAAAATCCTGTTCCTTGTAGGACTTCTAGAAAGACTGCGAGAGGAGGGACACCAAACCCTGGTGTTCTCGCAGTCGAGGAAGATGCTGGATATCATAGAGCATGTCTTGTCTCGCAGACAATTCAAGATCATGCGTATTGACGGAACGGTAACCCACCTAACAGAGCGGGAGAAGCGCATTAATGCCTTTCAGAGTAACAAGGACTACTCCGTCTTCCTGCTCACTACGCAAGTTGGTGGTGTTGGTATAACCTTAACAGCAGCCAGTCGAGTGGTGATCTTTGATCCCAGCTGGAACCCAGCTACAGATGCTCAGGCTGTAGACAGGGCTTATAGGATCGGGCAAAAAGAGAATGTCATAATTTATAGACTGATTACCTGCGGTacagtggaagagaaaatatacaGGCGACAAGTATTTAAGGATTCGTTAATAAGACAGACTACCGGTGACAAAAAGAACCCATTTAGATATTTCTCCAAACAGGAACTAAGGGAGCTTTTCACATTAGAAGATACTCGAACATCTGCAACTCAGATCCAGCTGCAGTCTTTGCACGCCACACAAAGAAAGACTGACCTGCAGCTGGATGAACATATTGCTTATTTGCACTCTCTGGAAATGTTTGGCATTTCTGATCATGACTTGATATATACGAGGGAAATGGCTCATGAGGAGCAGGTTGAGAGTGAAGAAGCCTATCAGTACATTCAACGGAGGGTACAGAAAGCCCACGAGCTAGTTCAGTTAGAGTCTCAGCTTAGAGACCAGAGGATGGAGGGGATCAGAAATGCTTGTGAAGAGATGTGGCAAAGACCACCAGAATTGGTTTCCGAGCCAAAGAAGTTGTCTCCAGGGCTGAACAATATAAATCACTTTGTTTCACCACCAGTAGCTGATAAACATGAAAATGATGAAGTTCTTGATCTTACAGAGGACAAGGAGGTCGAGGTTCTGAATGTCAGCTCCAAAATAACAAGTCTGACTATTGATGACTCGGATGAAGAGAAACTGGCACAAGATGTGCCTAGTATGGATACAGAGCTGCTTAATACCAGCAAGACAGTGAAACAATCCAACGTACAAGAATCTGAGCAAAATCTTGACTCCAGCATTATACCATTATCACCTGGACTTCATCCACCTGATAAAGAGCGTCAGAGTCTTGAACAGAAACAGTGTTCCCATGTAAATTCGGTTAGCTTGACTGAGGCAGGGAACAGCCTGTCTGGGCATCCTCAGCATTCCTCTAATGAGTCTGGTATGGCTGATGATCCCAGAAGGTTCGGAGATGCAGAAATGTCAGATCAGGTACTTGACCCACATGCTGCCTTGGGGACAGATAAGAATGACGTTCCTGAGCTAgctttggctgctgcagagccaagTTTATCAAATGTTACACCAGAAATCCATGCTGGGCTCCAGAAGTCTCATGTGCTGGAAACCAGCTTGGAGGATATGTCTGTGTCTTCTCTCCAGGATCAAGTTGACTTCAATCTGGTCTTGGAAGAGTCTGAAGACAGATGGCAAGATGCCTCAAATAAGGAAAGATCACTGGAGCACCCAGAAAAGGAGGGCTTCCAACTAAAAGCAGAAAGTTTTTATGAATCTCCAACCAAAAAATCTCCAACAAAAACTCGGCTAAGTGAGAACGGTAACTGCGGAACACCCTGTCACACAGCTGAAGAAGAGCCAAATAACTCCCTGCATGGGAGTGAAGCATCAGAGGAAAGCATTGGTACCTTTGTTTCTGGTAGAAAGAAACACTTAAGAAGAATTGTTTCAGACAGTGAGGATGAAGACAATTCCATTATTATCTTGGAGGAAAACCAGTCTGAAAAAAGGCCCTCTGCCTTGGACAGCCCTCTGCATCAATTTCTGGAAGGAATTAGCGCATCCACTCCTAAATGTGACAGAAGTCTAGCAAAAGCCATCTTTTCTCCCCAACTAACTAACAGTGGTAACAGGTCTACTGCTTCCAGGCGATCTCTGATCAACAAGGTGGTAGATGAGGTTGAGGATATTGTAGAAATCATGGGAACCACtcatgaagatgatgatgatgacagtGATGAGGAGCAAGACGACCTTGTGGAGGAAGCTGAAGAGTGTAGTGAGGAATCTGCCAAGCCTGAAGAAGAACCTGCTGGAGAAACGCTTGACACAGCTGAAGAATCCTTCCATCTAGACAGTATGTCCTCTGAGCCGTCTGGAGCAGATGAGACTGAGTCATCTCAGGAGGAATCCACTGGTGATGCTGAGCTTCAGTCAGGTGAGCAGATAGACTACTTCACCCAGGAAAGCATCTCCGAAAAAGAGGTTGGCCAGAGTTCCTCTCCTGCCGTAGGTGATTACAATACGTTGGTAGACAGTGGGAAGAAACTTAAGGATGATGGAAAACTACAGGAGGCATTGAACTGTTTCCTGCAAGCTCTTGACATAAAAAGTGGAGATCCTGAAGTTATGCTTATGACGTTAAACTTGTATAGACAGCTAGCccagaaatgaaatgtatatACCTTTATTAAGTAGTGTCttactttttcctcattaaatgTTTGTCTGAACTAcatcactgtgattttttttttttaactagctTAAGACTGATGGCTGCAATATACACTTCTTTCATCGTGACTGAAAACATTTATCATCTCCTGCGTGAGGAAACAGTGTTAAGAATCTAGTTGTtaggtgctggggaagggactTCGCTGTGGACTCAGTTCACAAAGATGAAAACAGTTCATGCTCCTGTCtgattatttaataaaaaagttgtCTTTATGTCTAAACCCCTCTCCAAGCTTGCAGCCCTGGCTTCATCTTTCTGCCCTTCAGATTCTGCCACTGCCTCTCTCCTGAGAGGATGCAGAGAGTGTGGTTCCATGGCAGCCGCATGCAGTCTAAACTCAAGCGGCTGTAGTTCCTCTCTCCTTGACTGGAAAGAAGCCGATTTGTTTGCCTGAACGTCACCTACCATTTGGGTGAGCTGGATGCTGGTGCAAAGGAGAGAACAGAACTACTGCAACCTGGTTTTAAGTTGGTATGAGAATGTACTTGCtgtggaggagagaaaaaggtggTTGCTGCTATAAATCCTCCAAGCAATGGAGGGCAACACACCATCTGCCTGGTGCCAGGTCTAACACCGAATGTGGTACTGCAGAAACCCTTCTGCTCAActccctgccaggctgccctTGCTGTAGAAGGGGCGTGTAGGTGGGGGGGTTGCAGAAGGACGGGAATAGCAATTAGATCTTGACTGCTGCAAGGTGCTGAACACCTCAAAGCTTTTGGTATTGCTGGAGGAGTCGAGGAATTCAAAGGAGTCTCTAGTCTGACCTTGtttgctgccccccccccccccccttatttcCCTCTGAGTAGTACAGTAGAAGCCTGCTCTTgcacaaaggcagcaggagggggaaaTACTGGTTTTAAAGTTTTGAGCTGCTTTTCCTCTAGTAAGGAAGTCCTCTAACCCTCTTCACATACACAGTTTAGCTGTGGTAgattaaatatttctctctggTACTGTAGGCATGATGAACCGGGTTTGTAGTTCAGAACCATGCAAGCTTAAAGTCAGAAGAACCTTGTTCCAGCTCTTAGCAATGCTCTGCCTATCTGACTTGGCCCTCTGCCACCACACCGAGATAAACTTGGCTGGGCTACGCTCATCACTGTGACCATCTTCTGTATGGTCTTTCCTTGTGACAATATGGCAGCGAATTTTGATGCTTTCCTCATGCTGTGTCCATGTTTAGTGCCTAGCAAGTTTGCCTGCTATATTACAGTGTGCTAGCAAGGGACACTTTCACACCTTGCTGAGTTTTGCAGTTTTTGGAGAAGAACCAGGTCTGCTGAATTTGAATCCTTTGTACTAGGAGACATGACAAACACAAACAATGATCCTGTTGGTACAGGAGATGTGCCAAAGTGCTTTTGCTAATAGGCAGAACAAAGCTCTGGTAGCCTGGAAACAAGTAGTTTATTAATAGAGCATTCCTTAAATGAGGCCACATCTGCGCTTGTACTGTAGAAAGGCCTGTCTGCCTTTCgtaacaaaatattaatgagcTAGAGCTTTGTTAATCGTTCGTTGGCCTCTCTGAGTTTTCCATTCtcttaacaaaacaaacacccgAAAAGCGCGTCccaaaggagggaggagaaggaccTGTCCCGGTTTTGGTCTCACCTCTTCCTGGATCTTGGGAAAGgccttttgttctctttttctccccagctctgAGCCCTCTGACACTGCACAATGCTTGTCTGCAAACAAAGCCGGTGTCTGTTGCTAGAGATGTGCCTAGTTTCAGTGCCGTCCTTCAGCAGGAAGGGGATCACTGCACTGGGATATTTATCCCCAAGATCCCAGAGGTAGGAGCTGTCTCATTCGCATCAATCACGCTGTCCTTCAGGCAGTTTTACCAGGATGAGGCGCAGCCTGCTAGGCTTGAGACAGGTACTGCACGCCTAGCAGTAGGGGAGGGAATGCAGGAAGCGGCAAGCAAGCACTTAGTGGCTTTTCTCTCATTCAAGCCTTAGTTACACaatttcttcccccagcttcgAGTGGATCAGCTGTAGCGTAGGTGTGGGTAACTCTGTATGCAGGAGGACTCCTTTCCCCAACTCCCCCACTACTGCTCAGCTGGGGTGCCTCCAGCCCTGGCCTGACCTACACCTCTGCTGGGTAACCTCAAGAACAAGCCGCCTGCCCGGGGCAGTGACCACGAGCTCTAGCTGTAGCGTTACCCACCCTCTACCAAAGGGACTGTCCTCCCAGTCCAAGTCAGAGCTCTGGAGCAGAAGCAGTAGCGCAGAAGCTGTAGCATAGGAGCTGTCTGCATCCGCACTGGCGAGGATGGGGATAAAGATCAAGGCCCTGGGGAAcccctctttccccttctggATCACTTATGTTTGCAGATAAAAGCCTGAGCACCTTACTCAGGTGGACAGATCATTGTCTCCacaacaggaaaagcaagaggCTGGCCTGCCAGATAAAGCAGATTTCAACAACTGTGAAAAGCTCTTATTTCACCTTTTCCAGGGAAGGCTTTACCTCTCCAGGCAGGGCTCTGTTCTCTGCCAGCTGTCACCTGTGCATCCTGCCACAACGGCAGGGACGGCCGGCTGCCTCCAAGCATGCTGACCGACTTGCTCCAAGGTCAAGGTGTCTGGGAAGCTCTTGGGATTCAAGCAGTCAACAAGGTAATGGTcacttatattttattttctgccttccaCCATGATAATGTGGTACCCAAACTTTGTTTTGACAGGAGGGTCTGTATATACTGGCTTGTCCATGCTGCTCACGGGCAAGGCGAATGCTGCTTCCTGGAAAGGTCCCACCATGGAGCCTCTGGTCATCCAGCCCAAGTCTCCCTGGAAGAAGGAGCCATCAGGGTTAAGCTTTGAGAATCTCATTGCAACAGCGGCTTTATCAGCAGGGAGGGCGGGTGATGTGGCCATGGGACAAGAAACCTGTCCTGGCAGCATCTGTCTTGGCAGTGTGCACCACTGTGAGGGAGGACAGCACGCAGAGGAAGAGCTCCTCACGCGGGGCTGCCTCTCAGCAAGCGCTGGCTGGCTAAAGCCACGGCAGGCTtgggctctgccctccctgagTGTTGGCCCTGCTGCCATGCAGGGCTCGTGtgcctcagctctgctgcaaagaAGTACTTACGGCTCAGATACTGGCACCTACTTGGCGGTTAAGGCTACCCCTGACCAGcttgccagccctgctgggggTGCGGTGCTTGAAGCTAGCGAAGGCAGCTTTTTGAAGGCTCCCGGGAAGGAGTTCCCCACAGCAGCGTCCGTCAGGCAGCGAGGGCCAGCCGGAGAGCAGGTTCCCCCGAAGgccgctgcccgctcccctgCCCCGAGCGGCCCGCCGGCACGGCACCTACCCCTTGCCTGGCTTTGTCCTCGCTGTACTGCGAGGCCACCTCGCTGAAGCGCTGGCCGGCCTTCAGCTTCTCCATGGCCTCCATGGCTTTGCCGTGCTTCTCGCAGAGGATATGCCgcacctggggggggggggaggcgaAGCGGGGCCGTGGcaggcgggccgggccggccgctGGCTGCCCCGGTGCCGGGGGTGAGCGGGGAgaccccccccgccgccccgaggggccctgcccggcccccgccgccccccgggctCACCTTCACGGCGCTGCCGCCTCCCTTCGGGCCCTGGGCTTTGCCCTCGCCGCTGCCGCCGTCGCCGCCTGTGAACGCAGCGCCCTGAGACCGGCCCGGCCCTCGCcgcccccggtgccccccgcccgggccgccccagcccccgccgccccggttGCTGccggcccgcggccccgctcACCCTTGCCCGCCTTGCCGCCGCCTTTCGCTTTGGGAGCCATCTTGCCGCCCTCAGGCCGCGCCGAGGCCCCCGGGCTGCCCGCGGCgcgccgggctggggctggggctgcccctgctcctgcccctgcccctgcccttcACCTCCGCCCGGTGCCCCGCACCCGCCCCTGGCCCAGGACCCCGCGCCGggcccggcaccggcaccggcagtGCCCGAAGGCCGCTGCGGCCTGGGCCCGGCGACCGCCGCGGGCTGTCCCCGGAACCCGCCCCGGCTGTGCCCTGCGCCCTCCCGGCACCCCGGGCTGTGCTCAGCACCCGGGGCTGTCCCCGGCGCCCACCCCGGGCTGTCCCCGGCGCCCAGGGCTGTTCCTGGCACCCACCCTGCCTACCCCCAGGACCCCATATcggaccccagcccccccctccatccccagcacccacccagcaccctgggctGGCCCCAGCACTCTGCCACCCTGGGCTGTCCCTGCCACCCGTCCCACCTGCACCCAGGACCCCaagcctgtccccagccctccatgccatcccagcacccaccctggcctgtccccagcacccaccccggGCTGTCCCCGACACCCTGCAGTGTCCCTGCGCTCACCCGGGGACACACGGGTGCGTGGCAGACGCTGTGAGGGGCCCCGGCGGATGGGGCTGCGTGGGCCCCACGCTTGCCAGCGTCCCCTGGAGCCACCCGGGAGGTGTCAGGGGGTGCCcatcccacccctccccagcacccttccccggggccccggccccctcgGCAGCCGCAAGAACCAGCACGCACAGGCAGCCTTCAGCAGGGAGCAGTTTACCAAGCTGGCGAGATTAAAAAGTACAACATTCAGAAGTACGCACCATGGCgggccggcccccgccccgcaggACCAGGGGAtgccgccgccggccgggctCTCCCCGGGGACCGCGAGCTGCTTTTCCCACAgtgaagcagctgcagaaatggtTCTGCGTCCGCAGccggagggaggaggaagcaagagGCAAGGGACGAGCTCTCAACCCGGAGCCGGCCGCCTCCGCCTGGAAGCGCCCGCTCCTCCGGCCGGGGAAATGAGGATATCCGTCCCACGGCCCGACCCGCGGCTCAGCAGCCAGGATTCACCCCGGGCCTCCCAGACATTTCTTATCCGGTAGCGGACGACCGCTTTCGCTGCCAACGGTGCTGGGTTTTTGCAGGGGTGTCCCCCCCGTGCTTGTCCCCAGCCCGCTTTGCCGGCTGCCGTCCCCCggccaccacctccaccaccaccagttTCCTGAGCAGTCATGTGCAAAATGTACCCGTCCCCAGAGCTTCCCTCTCCCGTCCCCAGGGCCCCATCCCCGCCACGCCAGCACCCTTCCGCTGGGCCCGGGAGCAGCGGGAcggctgggtgctgtgggatgGAGACGAAGCATGGAAATTTgttagagctttttttttttttttttttttttcctgagtttctcAGCCTGGATCTTAATTACAGGCTTTAAATCTGCAACCccgggagagggaagggagcaaTGTGCAAGTAacgggagggaggggaggggggaccaACCGCAAGGAGAGCAGAGCCTCTTTTAGGGTCACATCTGGACGGGGAGCTGTCTGCGGAGGGCTGTGCTCCCCGCGGGCCCAGGCAGCGTGCAGAGCTCCCGGGGGGCAGAGACCCCCCCAGACCAGCCCGGGCCCCTCGGAGGGGCAGCTGTAGTGCTGCCGTGGTGCCTTCCTTTCCCCACCGCTGCCCAGACCCAGCCGCATCGCTCTCCCCCACGCACAGGAGGCCTGGGGCACGCCGGAGCTTGCAGAAATATATCAAGAAATAAAGCGGAAATTTTCCTAAACACCCTGTTTCTCTGTCAGCCGCAGTCTGGCCCTTTCTCTCTTGCTACGGGCGCGCGGCCACGCTCGTGCTCTGAGCTGGGGCTGGCATTTCCTCCCCGTCCTGCCCTCCTCCCGAGCTctggctgcccctgccccgctgcccctcaCCGTGGCCTCCGTCACTGACAGCTGGGGCTCCCATGCTGGAGCCAAGCCAGGAAGAAGCAGCTGGGGGCGAGGGGGACAAATCCCACCCTGTGCCCCGGGCAAGGGCTGGCACCGCAGCCAGGGACGTGCAAACCACCCCTTTGGCAGGGCTGGGCAAGGCGGCGGTGCCAGCACTGCACCCCCCTGCGCCGCCGCGGCACGTGCCACCGCCTCGCAGCACCCACACGGACGGGGCGCGGGGTCTGCTGCATGCCTCGGCAGCACGTCCCAGCCCACGGGACGCTCAGGGGAACGCAGTCTGGCTGGCTTGGGGACCTGCGGGTGCCAGGGGGACGGTGGCACTGCCAACAGCGCTCTCTGGACAGCGGTGGGGTGCAGCCCCTGCTTTGCCGATGGTGCTGGCACGCATCCTGCTCGGCCTCGCACagctcccctgcagccagcaggcaCGGGCGGAGCGGTGGGTAACCCCGGAGGGACCCCAGGAGTCACCTGGGAGGTGGCTCAGGTGACATCTGGCTGGGTTTGCCCAACAGCTCGGCGGCAACCTAGGACCTCCAGCGGCTGACGCGGCAGGCGTTTGCAGGAGACGCTGTCGCAGGGTACTTCGGTGCGATGcaagaggcagagctggagaagggcTTCTCCGGGCAGCGCTGGCCTGCCGCAGCCCGCCCTTCCCACGGCGGCAAGGCCACCCGCACCCCACGTCACCCGAAGTCGGCAGCCCGGTGCAGGACCCGCTCGCGTGGGGAGGctggcggggagcggggaggctgGCAGACCTCTGCGTGTGGTGCGGCCGGCGGAGCAAggctccccggggctggcggcagAGGCAACCCTGGGGTTTGCTTTTGGACCGAGAGCTGAGGAgctctgaaatgcagcattttggGGGCTTTCGAGGGGCCAGGTTTTGGCTTGAGGTCGTCGCGCTGGCTGCGGACGCCGGGGTGCCCATTCCCCGTGTGGTGGGGAGGATGCTCAGGACGACGAGAGGGAACTGCTTGGGGCTCTTCCAAAGCAACCTCAATTCCAGCTGGCCCCCTTACGTCTTCCCAAAGTACATCGTGTATCCAGCCGAACTCAAACCCGGGATCTTTGCCTGGGAAACTCAAGGTACAATGTcaaatgaaagagaataaaacatcATCACCACAGTGCATTAGAAAAGCCATTTAAAGTACCACATGCCGAAGTGACCAAACAGTTTCAAGCTAGCTTCGCTGCGGGCACTGAGCGACGCCGGGGGCTGCAGTCCCGCTCTGCTTCCCGAGCAGGCGCCTTCGGTCCCGGGAGCCGGCTCAGCCGGGGATGGTCCCAGCCATGGtgctgcctcttccctcccGGAAAGGGCCCAGCTCCGCCACAGACACGGGGCCTTGGGCTCCGAATGCTgcccctccgccgccggctctccaaggaagaaacaaaagcagaagaaaaccccTGGCAGGACACATGGACTCAGTCAGGCAGCCATCTCCAGCCCTTCACGGCCAGAAGGGACCATACAAGGTTAGGGCTGGCTCTTGGTGCTGTTTGCACCGTCTAGCTCAGGGGCGAACTCCGTAATGACCCTCCGAGCCAGCGGGTTTGTGGTCTTGAGCAGTTCGGCAGCAGATGGCCGGGTACCGGGGctggttttgctgctcttcTTCTGGAGCAGGGCTTTAAAGTCTTCATTCCTGCTGGAAGACTTCCCGGTgctgcccgctgctgccggGGACTCGCCGGTTGGGGAGCCCGAAGTCTTTACGGGCGAGTGGGAGTTGGGCCGGCTGCCAAAGGTGTCACCAGGCTCTTTCCGCCCCAAGACCTTCCTCTTCGACCTAGGCACCAAAGAGACATGCGGTGGGA
Coding sequences:
- the ERCC6L gene encoding DNA excision repair protein ERCC-6-like; protein product: MAAPRSPGDFALITGAAQRGARRPPHCPLPAGGLPPRAPVAEEASPGRGRGGAAPGGGASWTRACTGGALARAWGTADLAVGPPRSGQAPPGVPPSRAARASSPATRGGQGRCWPLVSPSLPAKGRGGAARPRPALSLAPRPRPSHALIGCRPRYLHVPGVARGRTGRLVFEAQGGSGSAGAMAAPEEEEQRYRRLVSGAKAAAGGGELEEALRLFRLAAAIRPSEKLRGRMQRVEEALAAAAAAEEEEEEGFVDVCGSGLLIYGEMHGKLFQHQREGVAFLYRLHREGRPGGILADDMGLGKTVQVIAFLSGMFDAELIRHVLLIMPTTLVSSWLAEFARWTPGLRVKEFYGASKMERTRNLDRVQRKNGIIITSYQMLINNWKQLASSHEQEFVWDYIILDEAHKIKCPSNKTTKCVYAIPAKHRLLLTGTPVQNNLREMWSLFDFACQGALLGTAKTFRMEYENPITRAREKDATPGEKALGLKISENLMTIIKPYFLRRTKQDIKNNHADKPDAPLPEDPRENSAPVMPSLTRKNDFVVWVYLAPVQEEIYRNFLSLDHVKEVLMTTRSPLAELTVLKKLCDHPRLLSARACIQLGLEEQEYSEADHGSEAGMLSGTNKIDHISDETLIQESGKILFLVGLLERLREEGHQTLVFSQSRKMLDIIEHVLSRRQFKIMRIDGTVTHLTEREKRINAFQSNKDYSVFLLTTQVGGVGITLTAASRVVIFDPSWNPATDAQAVDRAYRIGQKENVIIYRLITCGTVEEKIYRRQVFKDSLIRQTTGDKKNPFRYFSKQELRELFTLEDTRTSATQIQLQSLHATQRKTDLQLDEHIAYLHSLEMFGISDHDLIYTREMAHEEQVESEEAYQYIQRRVQKAHELVQLESQLRDQRMEGIRNACEEMWQRPPELVSEPKKLSPGLNNINHFVSPPVADKHENDEVLDLTEDKEVEVLNVSSKITSLTIDDSDEEKLAQDVPSMDTELLNTSKTVKQSNVQESEQNLDSSIIPLSPGLHPPDKERQSLEQKQCSHVNSVSLTEAGNSLSGHPQHSSNESGMADDPRRFGDAEMSDQVLDPHAALGTDKNDVPELALAAAEPSLSNVTPEIHAGLQKSHVLETSLEDMSVSSLQDQVDFNLVLEESEDRWQDASNKERSLEHPEKEGFQLKAESFYESPTKKSPTKTRLSENGNCGTPCHTAEEEPNNSLHGSEASEESIGTFVSGRKKHLRRIVSDSEDEDNSIIILEENQSEKRPSALDSPLHQFLEGISASTPKCDRSLAKAIFSPQLTNSGNRSTASRRSLINKVVDEVEDIVEIMGTTHEDDDDDSDEEQDDLVEEAEECSEESAKPEEEPAGETLDTAEESFHLDSMSSEPSGADETESSQEESTGDAELQSGEQIDYFTQESISEKEVGQSSSPAVGDYNTLVDSGKKLKDDGKLQEALNCFLQALDIKSGDPEVMLMTLNLYRQLAQK
- the PIN4 gene encoding peptidyl-prolyl cis-trans isomerase NIMA-interacting 4, whose amino-acid sequence is MAPKAKGGGKAGKGGDGGSGEGKAQGPKGGGSAVKVRHILCEKHGKAMEAMEKLKAGQRFSEVASQYSEDKARQGGDLGWMTRGSMVGPFQEAAFALPVSSMDKPVYTDPPVKTKFGYHIIMVEGRK